One window of Pieris napi chromosome 1, ilPieNapi1.2, whole genome shotgun sequence genomic DNA carries:
- the LOC125055024 gene encoding WD repeat-containing protein 91 yields the protein MAHLQFVDELVREYLLFRGFASTVKAFENDLKADKDKGFRVDKIVEQIMHYINVSDLNGFKDYWTHLDTLVFTKLEVHVQPAVRKIEYSLYKLYLVIAAQSTGGVRNEKVADFFAKMLPELQGQSEWRDWFMLPYIQKPEENPSFSLYFTRAWQDSVLVSLHNLLATVFQCMPQPTLTSYESDAALVKRLQEEIATLKGKTLQQNEKISPSGHQSRLAQYSERLSGPLPLIDDFSAIPTEHLDSGLREAKGLRGLLRQMGGSPVMGRKSGRSHSQN from the exons ATGGCGCATTTACAGTTTGTGGATGAACTGGTTCGCGAATATTTATTGTTCAGAGGATTTGCATCTACTGTAAAAGCATTCGAGAACGATTTAAAGGCTGATAAAGACAAAGGATTTAGAGTTGATAAAATTGTAGAACAAATAATGCATTATATAAACGTTTCCGACTTAAACGGCTTTAAAGATTATTGGACTCATCTTGACACTTTAGTTTTTACAAAACTTGAAGTTCATGTTCAACCCG CTGTTCGTAAAATTGAATACAGCCTGTACAAACTTTACTTAGTGATTGCTGCACAAAGTACAGGAGGTGTCAGAAATGAAAAAGTTGCAGATTTCTTTGCTAAAATGCTTCCTGAGCTCCAGGGTCAAAGTGAATGGAGAGATTGGTTTA tgttaCCATACATTCAAAAACCTGAGGAGAATCCATCATTTAGCCTATACTTTACAAGGGCCTGGCAGGACAGTGTGTTAGTATCACTGCACAATTTACTAGCTACCGTCTTTCAATGTATGCCTCAACCAACACTTACGAGCTATGAAAGTGATGCAGCATTAGTAAAGAGACTGCAGGAAGAAATTGCTACTTTAAAAGGAAAG ACACTACAGCAAAATGAAAAGATTTCACCAAGTGGTCACCAATCTCGACTAGCTCAATATTCAGAGCGGCTAAGCGGCCCATTACCTTTAATTGATGATTTCTCTGCAATTCCCACAGAGCACTTAGATAGTGGATTGAGAGAAGCAAAAGGGTTACGTGGTCTGTTGCGTCAAATGGGAGGTAGTCCAGTTATGGGCAGAAAGTCAGGAAGATCTCATAgccaaaattaa
- the LOC125055031 gene encoding GTP-binding protein Rit2, whose protein sequence is MTEAAGTSRGLRVYKIVVLGDGGVGKSAVTLQFVSHSFLDYHDPTIEDSYQQQAVIDGEPALLDILDTAGQVEFTAMREQYMRCGEGFMLCYSVTDKRSFRAASEYKRLLAQARPSETLPLVLVGNKLDLAPRFRQVTTEEGKALATQLGCPFFETSAALRHFVDDAFHALVREVRRLERQRQSSLVGTGISTGGGRRRWRRLRSIFALVFRRRRRTLE, encoded by the exons ATGACAGAGGCTGCGGGCACGTCGCGTGGCCTTCGCGTCTACAAGATTGTGGTCCTTGGCGACGGTGGGGTGGGCAAGTCGGCGGTCACTCTCCAGTTTGTCAGCCATAGCTTCCTTGATTACCATGATCCCACCATTG AAGACTCATACCAACAACAAGCAGTAATTGATGGAGAACCTgccttacttgatattttggataCTGCAGGACAG GTTGAATTCACAGCTATGAGGGAACAGTACATGAGGTGTGGAGAAGGTTTTATGCTGTGTTACTCTGTGACAGACAAAAGATCATTTAGGGCAGCATCAGAATATAAAAGGTTGCTGGCACAGGCAAGACCATCCGAAACGCTGCCATTGGTATTGGTTGGTAATAAACTGGATTTGGCTCCTAGATTTAGACAG gtaaCAACAGAAGAGGGCAAAGCACTCGCTACACAACTGGGTTGTCCATTCTTCGAAACATCAGCCGCGTTGCGTCACTTCGTTGATGATGCTTTCCACGCATTGGTCAGGGAGGTTCGCCGACTTGAAAGGCAAAGACAG TCATCCCTAGTGGGTACGGGAATATCGACAGGCGGTGGTCGCCGTCGTTGGCGACGCCTGCGCAGTATATTTGCGCTCGTCTTTCGTCGGCGCAGACGCACACTTGAATAG